The genomic segment GTGTGCCCGGCTCGGCGTGTGGGCCGTGTTCGGCCTGCTCGAAGCGGCCCCGGGCGACAAACTGTACAACGCCTGTGCGCTGGTCGGCCCGACCGGCTTCGTCGCGGGGTACCGGAAGATCCACTTGCCCTGCCTGGGCGCGGACCGCTTTACCGACCCCGGAGACCGGCCGTTCGCGGTCCACGACCTCGGCGGCCTCAATATCGGGATGAACATCTGCTTCGACGGCAGCTTCCCCGAATCCGCCCGCATTCTGACGCTCCTCGGGGCGGACCTCGTCGTCCTGCCGACCAACTGGGCGACGAACGCCCGCAAGATGGCCGAACTCGTGTCCGCGGCCCGCGGGTGGGAGAACCACATCTACTACCTGGCGGTGAACCGCGTCGGTGACGAGAGCGGCTTCCGGTACATCGGGCTGAGTTCCGCCGCCGACTACATGGGCAACGTGATGCACTTCGCGCCCGAGGGCGAAGAAGCGATTTTTACCATCGAGGTGGACCCGCCCGCCGCGGCGCAAAAGCGCGTGGTCACGTGCGCCGGTGCGTACGAGATCGACCGCGTGAACTGGCGGCGCCCGGAGCTGTACGGACCCCTCGTCGAGAACCCGGGAGCGTTCACGGGCCACTTCAACACGACACGAGGGTGAACGGATTCGGTCGCCCTGCGGGCCGGGCTTCGCCTGTGGTTTTCCTCATCCCCCCTCCTCGTCATGGGTAGAATTGCGGGGGGGATGAAGTTATGCGATTCAACAACCCGGAGCAACGTCGGCCGGCTCCCGTACCGCCGGGAGCGACGGTTTCGGCCCGCGTGACCCCCCTTCCCCTCGACGACCGGGTCGTAACGCGGGACGACACTCTCGCCGTGGAAGCGCCGCTCGAACTGCGTCTGGGTGGTAAGCCGCTGACGGTGCTGATGCGCACGCCGGGCCACGACGAAGAACTCGTGACGGGGTTTCTCTTTAACGAAGGCATCATCGCGGACGCCGACGAACTCATTTCTCTCGAGCACCCGTCCGACGCGCGCGACGCCGAGCACGGGAACGTGCTGGACGTGCGGCTCATGACCGCGCGGCGCCTCCCCTCCGAACGGCTGTTTTTGAGCAACTCCAGTTGCGGCATCTGCGGCAAACAGTCGCTCGCGTCTGTCGAGTTACACGGTGTCCCGGTTCGCTCGGATCTGGTGGTCCCCAGGCGCGTCCTGGCCGCCCTTCCCGACCGTTTGCGCGGGGCGCAGCCCGTGTTCGCCGAGACCGGCGGGGTTCATGCGTCCGCGCTGTTCACACCCGCGGGTGTGTTGGTGGCCGTGCGCGAGGACGTGGGCCGACACAACGCCCTCGACAAAGTTGTCGGCTGGGCGCTCACAGAGGGTCGCGTACCACTCGGAGATTGTCTGCTGCTGGTGTCGGGCCGGGTGAGTTACGAACTGGTTCAGAAGGCGATCGCCGCTGGCATCCCATTGATCGCGGCGGTCGGCGCGCCGTCGTCACTCGCGGTGGCACTGGCCGAACGTTTCGGGATCACGCTCGTCGGCTTCCTGCGCCCCGGAAGTATGAATTGCTACGCCCACCCGTCACGCGTGACGGAGTGAGTTCACTGTGCCCGGCTTGGCTTCACCACTTCGCGCGGTGTTGGCTCACTTTGCTTTCAGTGCATCTAGAAGTGCTTGAATTCCCGCCTTCGCTACTTCGGTGTCCTGTTCCCCGGTCCCGCCCCCCACGCCGACGGCACCGATGA from the Frigoriglobus tundricola genome contains:
- a CDS encoding carbon-nitrogen hydrolase family protein, with product MPNWTVAGVQMNCALGDPPANRAAIVERLHRAADRGAKLVVFPECVLSGYGFDSRAQARAAAEPLPGPGTDAVAAACARLGVWAVFGLLEAAPGDKLYNACALVGPTGFVAGYRKIHLPCLGADRFTDPGDRPFAVHDLGGLNIGMNICFDGSFPESARILTLLGADLVVLPTNWATNARKMAELVSAARGWENHIYYLAVNRVGDESGFRYIGLSSAADYMGNVMHFAPEGEEAIFTIEVDPPAAAQKRVVTCAGAYEIDRVNWRRPELYGPLVENPGAFTGHFNTTRG
- the fdhD gene encoding formate dehydrogenase accessory sulfurtransferase FdhD, which codes for MRFNNPEQRRPAPVPPGATVSARVTPLPLDDRVVTRDDTLAVEAPLELRLGGKPLTVLMRTPGHDEELVTGFLFNEGIIADADELISLEHPSDARDAEHGNVLDVRLMTARRLPSERLFLSNSSCGICGKQSLASVELHGVPVRSDLVVPRRVLAALPDRLRGAQPVFAETGGVHASALFTPAGVLVAVREDVGRHNALDKVVGWALTEGRVPLGDCLLLVSGRVSYELVQKAIAAGIPLIAAVGAPSSLAVALAERFGITLVGFLRPGSMNCYAHPSRVTE